One genomic region from Knoellia sp. p5-6-4 encodes:
- a CDS encoding ABC transporter ATP-binding protein — translation MSRQQGTRPGGGLEVTGLTAAYDKLEVLHGVDVSVAPAELVAVIGSNGAGKTTLLRAVSGLIRPTGGTVLLGGEEVTTMGAEQIAARGMAHVPENRLVFPSLTVDDNLELGGWTRRGDGRHAQRRAEALELFPRLADRITLPAGALSGGEQQMLAMARALMAEPSVVVLDEPSLGLAPKVVGEIIAALGALRDSKRLAVLLIEQNIRAAFTVADRVVVMERGSVVAQGTPADLSSDDRVRKAYLGGGSTSSGSVAARSATASLPASPSPSSPAPQEDQ, via the coding sequence ATGAGCAGGCAGCAGGGCACGCGGCCCGGCGGTGGGCTGGAGGTCACGGGCCTCACCGCGGCCTACGACAAGCTCGAGGTCCTCCACGGTGTCGACGTCTCCGTGGCACCTGCCGAGCTGGTCGCCGTCATCGGCTCAAACGGCGCCGGAAAGACCACCCTCCTGCGGGCGGTGTCCGGCCTGATCCGCCCCACCGGCGGGACGGTCCTCCTCGGCGGCGAGGAGGTCACCACCATGGGCGCGGAGCAGATCGCGGCCCGCGGCATGGCCCACGTGCCGGAGAACCGGCTGGTGTTCCCCTCCCTCACCGTCGACGACAACCTCGAGCTCGGGGGATGGACCCGGCGTGGCGACGGCAGGCACGCACAGCGGCGGGCCGAGGCGCTCGAGCTGTTCCCGCGGCTCGCCGACCGGATCACCCTGCCGGCCGGCGCGCTCTCCGGGGGCGAGCAGCAGATGCTGGCGATGGCCCGCGCCCTCATGGCCGAGCCGTCGGTGGTCGTGCTCGACGAGCCCAGCCTGGGCCTGGCCCCCAAGGTGGTGGGCGAGATCATCGCCGCCCTCGGGGCGCTGCGCGACAGCAAGCGGCTCGCGGTCCTGCTCATCGAGCAGAACATCCGGGCCGCGTTCACGGTGGCCGACCGGGTCGTCGTGATGGAACGCGGATCCGTTGTGGCACAGGGCACCCCGGCCGACCTGTCCAGCGATGACCGGGTGCGCAAGGCCTACCTCGGCGGCGGTTCCACGTCGTCAGGGTCGGTGGCGGCCCGCAGCGCCACGGCTTCGTTGCCCGCCTCCCCCAGCCCCAGCTCCCCCGCTCCCCAGGAGGACCAGTGA
- a CDS encoding branched-chain amino acid ABC transporter ATP-binding protein/permease, whose amino-acid sequence MARTRRLLPFVVFAVFLLLFPLLFSTSLVNVGVYALIYALAAIGLSLLMGLAGQVSLGHAAFFAVGAYTQAILVTRTEVPGLLAAVIAVAAAMLLALLVGLPLLRLRGHFLALATLGLGIIVSVVVRELEVTGGTSGIFGIPKPDFNGRVYDSPQEYFWLLVPFVVIGLLLAHTLVHSRSGRALSAVNDSEVAAECLGVDTFALRLRVFVLAAAYAGLAGVFYAHWLAVVSPEAAGFELSVQMLLMVVLGGLGTVWGAITGAVAVEAIDEGSRTIIPQLIPGASGEVQLIGFGVVLVLLIILLPGGLAQLWNKLTKRTGSPATAGALAGSDVEPDVQISTASPAAVHAARDHEGGEHAGGGPAAYTGRKALEQLLAQADTPEAGTTLLTVSGLTKRYGGVKALDDLGLEVRAGEILALIGPNGAGKTTAFNVITGVLQPTSGTVTLRGQQVQGRRPHAIAELGATRTFQNLQVFGSSTVLGNVKVARHLRSRSGIVRGMLGLSGREEREIDESARTAVEALGLTPDADRPITDLSFGQQRKVEVARALALAPALLLLDEPMAGLSGPERDSLAWLLRRVREAGISVLLVEHDVDAVMALADRVAVLDDGRLIALGSPDEVRGNPAVIAAYLGTGEDDEALIRGAAAEVEA is encoded by the coding sequence ATGGCACGCACCCGGCGGCTCCTGCCCTTCGTCGTCTTCGCGGTCTTCCTCCTCCTCTTCCCGCTCCTGTTCTCGACCAGCCTGGTCAACGTCGGCGTCTATGCCCTCATCTACGCCCTCGCGGCCATCGGCCTGTCCCTGCTGATGGGCCTCGCCGGCCAGGTCAGCCTGGGGCACGCCGCCTTCTTCGCGGTGGGGGCCTACACGCAGGCGATCCTCGTCACGAGGACGGAGGTCCCCGGGCTCCTCGCCGCGGTGATCGCGGTGGCCGCGGCGATGCTGCTGGCCCTGCTCGTCGGCCTTCCCCTCCTGCGGCTGCGCGGCCACTTCCTGGCCCTGGCCACCCTCGGTCTCGGCATCATCGTCTCCGTTGTCGTCCGCGAGCTCGAGGTCACCGGCGGCACCTCCGGGATCTTCGGGATCCCCAAGCCGGACTTCAACGGCCGGGTCTACGACAGCCCCCAGGAGTACTTCTGGCTGCTGGTCCCCTTCGTGGTCATCGGCCTCCTGCTGGCCCACACCCTCGTGCACAGCCGCTCGGGGCGGGCCCTCAGCGCCGTCAACGACTCGGAGGTCGCCGCGGAGTGCCTCGGCGTGGACACCTTCGCGCTGCGCCTGCGCGTGTTCGTCCTCGCTGCGGCGTATGCCGGCCTGGCCGGCGTGTTCTACGCCCACTGGCTCGCGGTGGTGAGCCCCGAGGCCGCCGGCTTCGAGCTCAGCGTGCAGATGCTCCTCATGGTCGTGCTCGGCGGCCTCGGCACCGTGTGGGGCGCCATCACCGGCGCCGTCGCCGTCGAGGCCATCGACGAGGGCTCGCGCACGATCATCCCCCAGCTGATCCCCGGCGCCTCCGGCGAGGTGCAGCTCATCGGCTTCGGCGTGGTGCTCGTCCTGCTGATCATCCTGCTGCCCGGCGGCCTGGCCCAGCTGTGGAACAAGCTGACCAAGCGCACCGGCTCCCCCGCGACAGCCGGCGCCCTGGCCGGCTCCGACGTCGAGCCAGACGTGCAGATCTCGACCGCCTCCCCCGCGGCTGTGCACGCGGCCCGCGACCACGAAGGCGGGGAGCACGCGGGCGGTGGACCCGCGGCATACACCGGGCGCAAGGCCCTCGAGCAGCTGCTGGCCCAGGCAGACACCCCTGAGGCGGGGACCACGCTGCTGACCGTCAGCGGCCTGACCAAGAGGTACGGCGGCGTCAAGGCACTCGACGACCTCGGCCTCGAGGTCCGCGCCGGCGAGATCCTCGCGCTGATCGGCCCCAACGGCGCCGGCAAGACCACGGCGTTCAACGTCATCACCGGCGTCCTCCAGCCCACCTCCGGCACCGTCACGCTCCGGGGCCAGCAGGTCCAGGGTCGTCGACCGCACGCCATCGCCGAGCTCGGCGCCACCCGCACCTTCCAGAACCTGCAGGTCTTCGGCAGCTCAACGGTGCTGGGCAACGTCAAGGTGGCCCGCCACCTGCGCAGCCGCTCCGGGATCGTCCGCGGGATGCTCGGGCTGTCGGGACGCGAGGAGCGCGAGATCGACGAGTCCGCCCGCACCGCGGTCGAGGCGCTCGGCCTCACGCCGGACGCAGACCGTCCCATCACCGACCTGTCGTTCGGTCAGCAGCGCAAGGTCGAGGTCGCCAGGGCGCTCGCCCTCGCCCCCGCCCTGCTGCTGCTCGACGAGCCCATGGCGGGGCTCAGCGGCCCGGAGCGCGACTCGCTCGCGTGGCTGCTGCGCCGCGTGCGCGAGGCCGGCATCTCCGTGCTGCTCGTCGAGCACGACGTCGACGCCGTCATGGCCCTCGCCGACCGCGTCGCCGTCCTGGACGACGGGCGCCTCATCGCGCTCGGCTCCCCCGACGAGGTGCGCGGCAACCCCGCCGTCATCGCCGCCTACCTCGGCACCGGTGAGGACGACGAGGCGCTGATCCGCGGGGCCGCGGCGGAGGTCGAGGCATGA